A DNA window from Leptolyngbya sp. KIOST-1 contains the following coding sequences:
- a CDS encoding PAS domain S-box protein: MRQQATDQLFAGGGEMGALLRTYDWSKTPFGPPEQWPQSLRSALSICLHSRFPMAIYWGPEGLLLYNDAWRPIVGDKHPWSVGRPAQEVWPEIWAEIGPEFAHVLATGEGIFHSDELLAMHRYGYTEECFFDYTFNPIQGESGRVEGILNVVSETTYRVLSDRRAQLLRELASKTARAKTLEEACALTTEILGSGRADVPLALLYGVNAEGVASLCPPAEAVAANQAPAQVSLNAGDAPGGWPIAAVTQSAQPQTLEDLPDRFGDLPGSPWPEPPQQAMVLPVVVPGQAQAAAVLVAVASPRRRLDDNYRDFFKQIAAQLALSIANARAYEEERRRAEQLAEIDRAKTVFFSNVSHEFRTPLALMLGPVEDALQHTQDPDQRDRLAMVQRNALRLQKLVNTLLDFSRLEAGRIEAVYEPTDLSRLTTDLAGVFRAAIEQAGLRLGVDCPPLPEPVYVDREMWEKIVLNLLSNAFKFTFEGAIEVALRPTTEQNQVRLEVSDTGIGIPAQELPHIFERFHRVPGARGRTHEGSGIGLSLVQELVTLHGGHMEVTSAVGQGTRFAVTLPLGLAHLPGDRIGTPRTQASTAIGPTPYLEEAITWLPAPNPPAPAPTALALPRLLLADDNGDMLDYVSRLLGPQYQVETVRHGQAALAAIRRQPPDLVLSDVMMPELDGFELLRQLRADPQTQELPIILLSARAGEAARLEGLAAGADDYLTKPFSARELLARVEATLKLAQMRQEAKAVLQRSEERYRTLFEAMEEGFGICEMLFDASGAPIDYRFLEINPAFEILSGIPQMAGKTAKELVPDLEDIWVETYSRMLATGEPCRFEHASVPLGRWFSVSAFALKDPQNRRFAILFTDITDRRRAERERERFLAVGSDLQVISGSDGYFKWVSPTLERLLGWTPEEMTARPWVEFIHPDDLDRTLKQDANLFRVSQDLLSFENRYRHKDGSYRWFLWNAQPYPTEQLIYAAAIDITDLKRTESNLRESETRFRQMTDAAPMMVWLAEPDQRCIYFNQSWLAFTGRTLEQETGLGWTEGIHPDDAEFCLGIYTHAFNARTPFQMEYRLRHASGEYRWVFDVGEPRFSSDGSFLGYIGSCFDIHNRKQAEETLRQRETELRLVTNAVPALIAFVDAEQRYRFNNQGYENWFGQSAAEIYGKPLWEVMGQEAYERVRPYVEQVLAGQQVTFERSVEFQNGRIRYLTATYVPRFSDQGRVEGFVALITDLSDRKQAEIALSQSEERYRYLVESIPQLVWTANPEGMIVDTNQRWLSFTGLSLEQVQAEGWQTVVYPEDVPTLAQNWAIAQQQGTNYQAEGRMRRADGVYRWHLHQAVPMKDPEGRVLKWFGTATDIEDQKQLEQQRSQLLRQERAARAAAEAASRTKDEFLAVVSHELRSPLNPILGWATLLQTGTLSDAKTRQALAVIERNARLQTELIDDLLDVSRMLRGKLEINATAVNLAATIRAAVETVRLAAEAKSIALDVHLDNSSGLVSGDSTRLQQVVWNLLSNAVKFTPTGGQVTVGLARADDNQAVITVSDTGKGIAQDFLPLMFDYFRQADSATTRQFGGLGLGLAIVRHLVELHGGTICADSPGEGQGATFTVTLPTLARQPDADPGPGPPECGLNLSGTRLLVVDDEADTRNFIVFLLEQAGATVVSAASADAALAALKQSPPQVLISDVGMPEVDGYMLMRQIRALPPDQGGQVPAIALTAYARETDQEQALTAGFQRHIPKPVQPAALVQALVELLQAGHPV; this comes from the coding sequence ATGAGGCAGCAGGCGACTGACCAGTTGTTTGCCGGGGGCGGTGAAATGGGGGCGCTGCTGCGCACCTACGATTGGTCAAAAACGCCCTTTGGCCCGCCTGAGCAGTGGCCCCAGAGCCTGCGATCGGCGTTGAGCATTTGCCTGCACTCCCGCTTTCCCATGGCCATCTACTGGGGGCCAGAGGGCCTGCTGCTCTACAACGATGCCTGGCGACCAATCGTGGGCGACAAGCACCCCTGGTCGGTGGGGCGGCCCGCCCAGGAGGTCTGGCCCGAAATTTGGGCTGAGATTGGGCCGGAGTTTGCCCATGTCCTGGCCACCGGGGAGGGCATTTTCCACAGCGACGAGCTGCTGGCCATGCATCGGTACGGCTACACCGAAGAGTGTTTCTTCGACTACACCTTCAACCCTATTCAGGGGGAAAGTGGCCGGGTGGAAGGGATTCTCAATGTGGTGAGCGAGACCACCTACCGGGTGCTGAGCGATCGCCGCGCCCAGCTGCTGCGGGAACTGGCCTCCAAAACCGCCCGGGCCAAAACCCTGGAAGAAGCCTGCGCGCTGACCACCGAGATTCTGGGTTCAGGTCGGGCTGACGTTCCCCTGGCGCTACTCTACGGGGTAAATGCAGAGGGAGTGGCCTCTCTCTGTCCGCCAGCGGAGGCGGTCGCGGCAAACCAGGCTCCGGCCCAGGTCAGCCTCAACGCTGGGGATGCCCCCGGCGGCTGGCCGATCGCCGCCGTCACCCAGTCTGCCCAGCCGCAAACCTTGGAGGATCTGCCCGATCGCTTTGGGGATCTGCCCGGTAGCCCCTGGCCCGAGCCCCCCCAGCAGGCGATGGTGCTGCCGGTGGTGGTGCCGGGGCAAGCCCAGGCGGCGGCGGTACTGGTGGCGGTGGCCAGTCCTCGCCGTCGACTAGATGACAACTACCGCGATTTCTTCAAGCAGATCGCGGCCCAGTTGGCCCTGTCGATCGCCAATGCCCGCGCCTACGAGGAGGAGCGGCGACGGGCGGAGCAACTGGCCGAGATCGATCGCGCCAAGACGGTCTTTTTCTCCAACGTCAGCCACGAGTTTCGCACCCCCCTGGCCCTGATGTTGGGGCCGGTGGAAGACGCCCTACAGCACACCCAGGACCCCGACCAGCGCGATCGCCTGGCGATGGTGCAGCGCAACGCCCTGCGGTTGCAAAAGCTGGTCAACACCCTGCTGGATTTTTCTCGCCTGGAGGCGGGGCGGATTGAGGCTGTCTACGAACCCACCGACCTGTCCCGGCTGACCACCGACCTGGCCGGGGTGTTCCGCGCCGCGATCGAGCAGGCCGGACTGCGGCTGGGGGTCGACTGCCCGCCCCTGCCCGAACCCGTCTACGTCGATCGGGAGATGTGGGAAAAAATTGTCCTCAACCTGCTCTCCAATGCGTTTAAGTTCACCTTTGAGGGCGCGATCGAGGTGGCCCTGCGCCCCACAACTGAGCAGAACCAGGTTCGGCTGGAGGTGAGCGACACCGGCATCGGCATTCCCGCCCAGGAACTGCCCCACATCTTTGAGCGATTTCATCGGGTGCCGGGGGCCAGGGGCCGCACCCACGAAGGCTCGGGGATAGGCCTGTCTTTGGTACAGGAGTTGGTCACCCTGCACGGCGGCCACATGGAGGTCACCAGCGCGGTGGGGCAGGGCACCCGGTTTGCGGTTACGCTGCCCCTGGGGTTGGCTCACCTGCCCGGCGATCGCATCGGCACTCCCCGCACCCAGGCCTCCACCGCGATCGGCCCCACCCCCTACCTGGAGGAAGCGATCACCTGGCTCCCGGCTCCCAACCCGCCCGCCCCGGCCCCAACCGCCCTCGCCCTACCCCGCCTGCTGCTGGCCGACGACAACGGCGACATGCTCGACTACGTCTCGCGGCTACTGGGCCCGCAGTACCAGGTCGAAACCGTGCGGCACGGTCAGGCGGCGCTGGCAGCGATTCGACGGCAGCCCCCGGACCTGGTACTCAGCGACGTGATGATGCCGGAACTGGACGGGTTTGAGCTGCTGCGTCAGCTGCGGGCCGACCCCCAAACCCAGGAACTGCCGATTATTTTGCTGTCGGCGCGGGCCGGGGAGGCGGCGCGGCTGGAAGGCCTGGCGGCGGGAGCCGACGACTACTTGACCAAACCGTTTTCGGCCCGCGAACTGCTGGCGCGGGTGGAGGCCACCCTGAAGCTGGCCCAGATGCGGCAGGAGGCCAAGGCCGTGCTACAGCGCAGCGAGGAGCGCTATCGCACCCTGTTCGAGGCGATGGAAGAGGGCTTTGGTATCTGCGAAATGCTGTTCGATGCCAGCGGTGCACCGATTGACTACCGCTTTTTGGAAATCAACCCGGCCTTTGAAATCCTCAGCGGCATACCGCAGATGGCAGGCAAAACAGCGAAAGAACTGGTCCCCGACCTGGAAGACATCTGGGTTGAGACCTATAGTCGCATGCTGGCAACTGGCGAACCCTGCCGGTTTGAGCATGCCTCGGTGCCCCTGGGCCGCTGGTTTAGCGTCAGCGCCTTTGCGCTCAAAGACCCTCAGAATCGCAGGTTTGCGATTTTGTTTACTGATATTACCGATCGCCGCAGAGCGGAGCGCGAGCGGGAGCGGTTTTTGGCAGTGGGTTCAGACCTACAGGTGATCAGCGGCAGCGACGGCTACTTCAAGTGGGTCAGCCCCACCCTGGAGCGACTGCTGGGTTGGACTCCTGAGGAGATGACCGCCCGTCCCTGGGTTGAATTTATCCACCCCGACGACCTTGACAGGACCCTGAAACAAGATGCCAACCTGTTTCGAGTCAGCCAGGACCTCCTCTCCTTTGAAAATCGCTACCGCCACAAAGACGGTTCCTACCGCTGGTTTCTCTGGAACGCTCAGCCCTACCCAACCGAGCAGCTAATTTATGCCGCTGCCATTGACATCACGGACCTCAAGCGCACTGAGTCTAACCTGCGCGAGAGTGAGACTCGCTTTCGGCAAATGACCGATGCAGCCCCCATGATGGTCTGGCTGGCAGAACCTGACCAGCGCTGTATTTACTTCAACCAGTCGTGGCTGGCCTTTACGGGCCGAACCCTGGAGCAGGAGACTGGCCTGGGCTGGACCGAAGGCATCCACCCCGATGATGCTGAATTCTGCCTGGGCATCTACACCCATGCTTTTAACGCCCGCACCCCATTTCAAATGGAGTACCGGCTCCGCCACGCCAGCGGTGAGTATCGCTGGGTTTTTGATGTGGGCGAACCTCGCTTTTCATCCGACGGTAGCTTTTTGGGCTACATCGGATCGTGTTTTGATATTCACAATCGCAAGCAGGCTGAAGAAACCCTGCGGCAGCGCGAAACCGAACTGCGGCTGGTGACCAACGCCGTGCCCGCCCTGATTGCCTTTGTCGATGCCGAGCAGCGCTACCGCTTCAACAACCAGGGCTACGAAAACTGGTTTGGCCAGTCCGCCGCCGAAATCTACGGCAAACCCCTCTGGGAGGTGATGGGACAGGAGGCTTACGAACGGGTTCGCCCCTACGTGGAGCAGGTGCTGGCCGGGCAGCAGGTAACCTTTGAGCGCTCCGTCGAGTTTCAAAACGGCCGCATTCGCTACCTGACCGCCACCTACGTGCCCCGATTCAGTGACCAGGGCCGGGTAGAAGGGTTTGTGGCGCTAATCACCGACCTCAGCGATCGCAAGCAGGCTGAAATCGCCCTCAGCCAGAGCGAGGAGCGCTACCGCTACCTGGTCGAGTCGATTCCCCAGCTGGTGTGGACGGCCAACCCCGAGGGAATGATTGTCGACACCAACCAGCGCTGGCTGAGCTTCACCGGGCTCAGCCTTGAGCAGGTCCAAGCTGAGGGTTGGCAGACGGTGGTGTACCCCGAGGATGTGCCTACCCTGGCCCAGAACTGGGCGATCGCCCAGCAGCAGGGCACCAACTACCAGGCCGAGGGCCGCATGCGCCGGGCCGATGGGGTCTACCGCTGGCACCTGCACCAGGCGGTACCCATGAAAGACCCTGAGGGACGGGTGCTCAAGTGGTTTGGCACCGCCACCGATATCGAAGACCAAAAACAGCTCGAACAGCAGCGCAGCCAGCTCCTGCGCCAGGAACGGGCCGCTCGCGCCGCCGCTGAAGCCGCCAGCCGCACCAAAGATGAGTTTTTGGCGGTGGTCTCCCACGAACTCAGGTCGCCGCTGAACCCAATTTTGGGCTGGGCTACCCTGCTGCAAACCGGCACCCTGAGCGACGCCAAAACCAGGCAGGCCCTGGCAGTGATCGAGCGCAACGCCAGACTGCAAACCGAGCTGATCGACGACCTGCTCGACGTGTCGCGGATGCTGCGGGGCAAGCTTGAGATCAACGCCACTGCGGTCAACCTGGCGGCCACCATTCGCGCCGCTGTCGAAACCGTGCGGCTGGCGGCGGAGGCCAAGTCAATCGCCCTTGACGTTCACCTGGATAACTCTTCTGGCCTGGTTTCAGGGGATTCCACGCGCCTCCAGCAGGTGGTGTGGAATCTGCTGTCCAACGCAGTGAAGTTTACCCCGACCGGCGGACAGGTGACGGTGGGGTTGGCCAGGGCTGACGACAACCAGGCTGTGATCACCGTCTCTGACACCGGCAAGGGCATTGCGCAAGATTTTTTGCCCCTCATGTTTGACTACTTTCGCCAGGCCGACAGCGCCACCACCCGGCAGTTTGGCGGGCTGGGCCTGGGGCTTGCGATCGTGCGGCACCTGGTCGAACTGCACGGCGGCACCATTTGCGCCGACAGCCCCGGCGAAGGCCAGGGGGCGACCTTTACCGTCACCCTGCCGACTCTGGCTCGCCAGCCCGATGCCGACCCCGGCCCCGGCCCCCCTGAATGCGGACTCAACCTGAGCGGCACCCGCCTTTTGGTGGTCGACGACGAAGCCGACACCCGCAATTTCATCGTCTTCCTGCTGGAGCAGGCCGGAGCTACTGTGGTCTCGGCCGCCTCCGCCGATGCCGCTTTGGCGGCTCTCAAGCAGTCGCCGCCCCAGGTGCTGATCAGCGATGTTGGCATGCCCGAGGTGGACGGCTACATGCTGATGCGGCAGATTCGGGCGCTACCCCCAGACCAGGGCGGCCAGGTACCGGCGATCGCCCTCACCGCCTACGCCCGCGAGACCGATCAGGAGCAGGCCCTGACCGCCGGGTTTCAGCGGCACATCCCCAAGCCGGTGCAGCCCGCCGCGCTGGTTCAGGCGCTGGTGGAGTTGCTCCAGGCCGGTCACCCCGTTTGA